The Halioglobus maricola genome segment GATTCAAACATTGCTTCGTCCCATTTATTCTGATTCCCGCATCCCTTGCGCTACCACGCGCGGGGCTTCGGTACGCACCACCCGCCACGGCAGGCTCGAATTTGCACCTGACACCACGCTCACCCAACGTCGCCGCAGCCAGGTCCTGCCACCGTATTCAACAAGCGCATCTGCCCTGAACGCCGTCGGTCCGCGGTTCCTACCAGAACTCTGACCCCTTTTCAGGCCACTAGTTCGCGACTGAGCGTCCCGTCGTTGCCGCACCGTATTGGCGCGCTCCGGATTCACTTGCTCCAATAGCCCCATCACTGCTTCTGGGGAAGCATTCCAATCGATGCCACCAGATGCCCATGGTCCAACCACAACATAGTCCCGAATAGAGTCCAGCAGACTGCGTGTCATACCATCCACCCGGAGCACGTCTTCCGGCGCATAGAAGCGATTTATGCTGCTCCCACGGCCCATGCGTGCGCCCGTTTTCGGCTGGCGCCACTGTACCACATTGTCTGCTACGATTTGCGCCTGCCCTACATCCACAGCGCCTCCCAGGACAAAAAGTCCCATTAGAATTTCTTTGGGGGCCGTATTCAAATCGACGAGGCCATTCGCGGGCATCAGCTGCACGCGCACCCCGATGCTGCCCAACATGTGAGCGCTCTGTGAAGCAGCCGACTGCGACGCTGCGCTGGAACCCTCGTTCAATCGCTCGAGCATGGCCAGAGCAATGGCACCGTCGCCAGCAGCAATGGTTTTCGCTCTG includes the following:
- a CDS encoding type II secretion system protein GspK, coding for MRRHQSGVALALVVWFIAGMSLLVAGIVSHARVDAGMTQLHLARAKTIAAGDGAIALAMLERLNEGSSAASQSAASQSAHMLGSIGVRVQLMPANGLVDLNTAPKEILMGLFVLGGAVDVGQAQIVADNVVQWRQPKTGARMGRGSSINRFYAPEDVLRVDGMTRSLLDSIRDYVVVGPWASGGIDWNASPEAVMGLLEQVNPERANTVRQRRDAQSRTSGLKRGQSSGRNRGPTAFRADALVEYGGRTWLRRRWVSVVSGANSSLPWRVVRTEAPRVVAQGMRESE